One Papaver somniferum cultivar HN1 chromosome 10, ASM357369v1, whole genome shotgun sequence genomic window carries:
- the LOC113318322 gene encoding serine/arginine repetitive matrix protein 2-like isoform X3, with protein MLASIIAGMSTGSSDQSSEEMSDLHKDEGSAHVKKLDLNPLESKQEGEVYDHRSQVELNQEEEEEDGQISSPPDVRYDEERKANGNGIETLQSFEGETQVVNNKLSRESNSPMVEDTLGSGAGSGNVRDEESNKNSGKTELAFNEVVDGGSEFIERDRYNNCETKKDASYYSSKSPQNSDRLEGRMRSPSAQQTAGRRLSSSPKGVRDLSHAPRSPTSASPTRRNSTSPGRRTRQDLKRKDDPDRKRHVASPRKHYSPPDRRRKERLASRSPTRRRESTSGYRRDNRDRSRSRSPYARDRRQISPRRYSPRRRSPPGSHSRHRSPRRRPWSPPPNRNTGIGKPGKNLFVAGFSFVTTEKDLERKFSRFGRVRDVRIVRDKRSGDSRGFGFLSLERDEDADAAIRALDQTQWNGRVVLVEKSKAPAS; from the exons ATGTTAGCATCTATTATAG CAGGAATGAGTACGGGATCTTCTGATCAGAGTTCAGAAGAGATGAGTGACCTTCATAAAGATGAGGGTTCTGCTCATGTCAAAAAATTAGACCTTAATCCATTAGAAAGTAAACAAGAGGGTGAAGTTTATGATCATAGATCTCAAGTGGAATTGAatcaggaggaggaggaagaggacgGGCAAATCTCGTCACCTCCTGATGTAAGGTATGATGAGGAGAGGAAAGCAAATGGCAATGGTATTGAAACATTACAGTCTTTCGAAGGCGAAACCCAAGTAGTAAATAACAAATTGTCTCGAGAATCTAACTCCCCTATGGTGGAAGATACTTTAGGTAGTGGAGCAGGAAGTGGAAATGTTCGTGATGAAGAATCGAATAAAAATTCAGGCAAAACTGAACTTGCCTTTAATGAAGTGGTAGATGGAGGTTCTGAGTTTATTGAAAGAGATCGGTATAATAATTGTGAAACTAAGAAAGATGCTTCTTATTATTCAAGTAAGTCACCACAGAATAGTGATAGACTGGAAGGTAGGATGAGGTCTCCTTCTGCGCAACAAACTGCTGGTCGGAGATTGTCTTCTTCACCAAAGGGAGTTCGTGATTTATCCCATGCCCCTAGGTCGCCTACCTCAGCTTCTCCTACAAGACGAAATTCTACTTCTCCTGGGAGGCGGACTCGGCAAGACCTTAAGCGGAAGGATGATCCTGATAGGAAGCGCCATGTAGCATCCCCACGAAAACACTACTCACCTCCTGATCGCAGAAGGAAAGAGAGATTGGCATCTCGATCTCCCACGAGGCGGAGGGAGTCCACTTCTGGATATAGAAGAGATAATCGTGATAGATCTAGATCAAGGTCCCCATATGCAAGAGACCGTCGTCAGATATCCCCAAG GAGGTATTCCCCAAGGCGCAGGTCTCCACCAGGGAGCCATTCTCGTCATCGTTCTCCTAGAAGGAGGCCTTGGTCACCACCTCCGAACCGTAACACTGGAATCGGTAAACCTGGAAAGAATTTGTTTGTCGCAGGATTTAGTTTCGTTACTACAGAGAAGGATcttgaaagaaaattttcaaggTTTGGCCGTGTAAGAGATGTTCGCATTGTGCGGGATAAAAG GTCTGGGGATTCTCGTGGTTTTGGTTTTTTATCATTGGAAAGAGATGAAGATGCGGATGCAGCAATTCGGGCTCTTGACCAAACTCAATGGAATGGTCGTGTTGTCCTGGTGGAGAAATCTAAAGCGCCTGCAAGCTAA
- the LOC113318322 gene encoding serine/arginine repetitive matrix protein 2-like isoform X2, translating into MLASIIGMSTGSSDQSSEEMSDLHKDEGSAHVKKLDLNPLESKQEGEVYDHRSQVELNQEEEEEDGQISSPPDVRYDEERKANGNGIETLQSFEGETQVVNNKLSRESNSPMVEDTLGSGAGSGNVRDEESNKNSGKTELAFNEVVDGGSEFIERDRYNNCETKKDASYYSSKSPQNSDRLEGRMRSPSAQQTAGRRLSSSPKGVRDLSHAPRSPTSASPTRRNSTSPGRRTRQDLKRKDDPDRKRHVASPRKHYSPPDRRRKERLASRSPTRRRESTSGYRRDNRDRSRSRSPYARDRRQISPRRRYSPRRRSPPGSHSRHRSPRRRPWSPPPNRNTGIGKPGKNLFVAGFSFVTTEKDLERKFSRFGRVRDVRIVRDKRSGDSRGFGFLSLERDEDADAAIRALDQTQWNGRVVLVEKSKAPAS; encoded by the exons ATGTTAGCATCTATTATAG GAATGAGTACGGGATCTTCTGATCAGAGTTCAGAAGAGATGAGTGACCTTCATAAAGATGAGGGTTCTGCTCATGTCAAAAAATTAGACCTTAATCCATTAGAAAGTAAACAAGAGGGTGAAGTTTATGATCATAGATCTCAAGTGGAATTGAatcaggaggaggaggaagaggacgGGCAAATCTCGTCACCTCCTGATGTAAGGTATGATGAGGAGAGGAAAGCAAATGGCAATGGTATTGAAACATTACAGTCTTTCGAAGGCGAAACCCAAGTAGTAAATAACAAATTGTCTCGAGAATCTAACTCCCCTATGGTGGAAGATACTTTAGGTAGTGGAGCAGGAAGTGGAAATGTTCGTGATGAAGAATCGAATAAAAATTCAGGCAAAACTGAACTTGCCTTTAATGAAGTGGTAGATGGAGGTTCTGAGTTTATTGAAAGAGATCGGTATAATAATTGTGAAACTAAGAAAGATGCTTCTTATTATTCAAGTAAGTCACCACAGAATAGTGATAGACTGGAAGGTAGGATGAGGTCTCCTTCTGCGCAACAAACTGCTGGTCGGAGATTGTCTTCTTCACCAAAGGGAGTTCGTGATTTATCCCATGCCCCTAGGTCGCCTACCTCAGCTTCTCCTACAAGACGAAATTCTACTTCTCCTGGGAGGCGGACTCGGCAAGACCTTAAGCGGAAGGATGATCCTGATAGGAAGCGCCATGTAGCATCCCCACGAAAACACTACTCACCTCCTGATCGCAGAAGGAAAGAGAGATTGGCATCTCGATCTCCCACGAGGCGGAGGGAGTCCACTTCTGGATATAGAAGAGATAATCGTGATAGATCTAGATCAAGGTCCCCATATGCAAGAGACCGTCGTCAGATATCCCCAAG GAGGAGGTATTCCCCAAGGCGCAGGTCTCCACCAGGGAGCCATTCTCGTCATCGTTCTCCTAGAAGGAGGCCTTGGTCACCACCTCCGAACCGTAACACTGGAATCGGTAAACCTGGAAAGAATTTGTTTGTCGCAGGATTTAGTTTCGTTACTACAGAGAAGGATcttgaaagaaaattttcaaggTTTGGCCGTGTAAGAGATGTTCGCATTGTGCGGGATAAAAG GTCTGGGGATTCTCGTGGTTTTGGTTTTTTATCATTGGAAAGAGATGAAGATGCGGATGCAGCAATTCGGGCTCTTGACCAAACTCAATGGAATGGTCGTGTTGTCCTGGTGGAGAAATCTAAAGCGCCTGCAAGCTAA
- the LOC113318322 gene encoding serine/arginine repetitive matrix protein 2-like isoform X1, whose translation MLASIIAGMSTGSSDQSSEEMSDLHKDEGSAHVKKLDLNPLESKQEGEVYDHRSQVELNQEEEEEDGQISSPPDVRYDEERKANGNGIETLQSFEGETQVVNNKLSRESNSPMVEDTLGSGAGSGNVRDEESNKNSGKTELAFNEVVDGGSEFIERDRYNNCETKKDASYYSSKSPQNSDRLEGRMRSPSAQQTAGRRLSSSPKGVRDLSHAPRSPTSASPTRRNSTSPGRRTRQDLKRKDDPDRKRHVASPRKHYSPPDRRRKERLASRSPTRRRESTSGYRRDNRDRSRSRSPYARDRRQISPRRRYSPRRRSPPGSHSRHRSPRRRPWSPPPNRNTGIGKPGKNLFVAGFSFVTTEKDLERKFSRFGRVRDVRIVRDKRSGDSRGFGFLSLERDEDADAAIRALDQTQWNGRVVLVEKSKAPAS comes from the exons ATGTTAGCATCTATTATAG CAGGAATGAGTACGGGATCTTCTGATCAGAGTTCAGAAGAGATGAGTGACCTTCATAAAGATGAGGGTTCTGCTCATGTCAAAAAATTAGACCTTAATCCATTAGAAAGTAAACAAGAGGGTGAAGTTTATGATCATAGATCTCAAGTGGAATTGAatcaggaggaggaggaagaggacgGGCAAATCTCGTCACCTCCTGATGTAAGGTATGATGAGGAGAGGAAAGCAAATGGCAATGGTATTGAAACATTACAGTCTTTCGAAGGCGAAACCCAAGTAGTAAATAACAAATTGTCTCGAGAATCTAACTCCCCTATGGTGGAAGATACTTTAGGTAGTGGAGCAGGAAGTGGAAATGTTCGTGATGAAGAATCGAATAAAAATTCAGGCAAAACTGAACTTGCCTTTAATGAAGTGGTAGATGGAGGTTCTGAGTTTATTGAAAGAGATCGGTATAATAATTGTGAAACTAAGAAAGATGCTTCTTATTATTCAAGTAAGTCACCACAGAATAGTGATAGACTGGAAGGTAGGATGAGGTCTCCTTCTGCGCAACAAACTGCTGGTCGGAGATTGTCTTCTTCACCAAAGGGAGTTCGTGATTTATCCCATGCCCCTAGGTCGCCTACCTCAGCTTCTCCTACAAGACGAAATTCTACTTCTCCTGGGAGGCGGACTCGGCAAGACCTTAAGCGGAAGGATGATCCTGATAGGAAGCGCCATGTAGCATCCCCACGAAAACACTACTCACCTCCTGATCGCAGAAGGAAAGAGAGATTGGCATCTCGATCTCCCACGAGGCGGAGGGAGTCCACTTCTGGATATAGAAGAGATAATCGTGATAGATCTAGATCAAGGTCCCCATATGCAAGAGACCGTCGTCAGATATCCCCAAG GAGGAGGTATTCCCCAAGGCGCAGGTCTCCACCAGGGAGCCATTCTCGTCATCGTTCTCCTAGAAGGAGGCCTTGGTCACCACCTCCGAACCGTAACACTGGAATCGGTAAACCTGGAAAGAATTTGTTTGTCGCAGGATTTAGTTTCGTTACTACAGAGAAGGATcttgaaagaaaattttcaaggTTTGGCCGTGTAAGAGATGTTCGCATTGTGCGGGATAAAAG GTCTGGGGATTCTCGTGGTTTTGGTTTTTTATCATTGGAAAGAGATGAAGATGCGGATGCAGCAATTCGGGCTCTTGACCAAACTCAATGGAATGGTCGTGTTGTCCTGGTGGAGAAATCTAAAGCGCCTGCAAGCTAA
- the LOC113318322 gene encoding serine/arginine repetitive matrix protein 2-like isoform X4 translates to MSTGSSDQSSEEMSDLHKDEGSAHVKKLDLNPLESKQEGEVYDHRSQVELNQEEEEEDGQISSPPDVRYDEERKANGNGIETLQSFEGETQVVNNKLSRESNSPMVEDTLGSGAGSGNVRDEESNKNSGKTELAFNEVVDGGSEFIERDRYNNCETKKDASYYSSKSPQNSDRLEGRMRSPSAQQTAGRRLSSSPKGVRDLSHAPRSPTSASPTRRNSTSPGRRTRQDLKRKDDPDRKRHVASPRKHYSPPDRRRKERLASRSPTRRRESTSGYRRDNRDRSRSRSPYARDRRQISPRRRYSPRRRSPPGSHSRHRSPRRRPWSPPPNRNTGIGKPGKNLFVAGFSFVTTEKDLERKFSRFGRVRDVRIVRDKRSGDSRGFGFLSLERDEDADAAIRALDQTQWNGRVVLVEKSKAPAS, encoded by the exons ATGAGTACGGGATCTTCTGATCAGAGTTCAGAAGAGATGAGTGACCTTCATAAAGATGAGGGTTCTGCTCATGTCAAAAAATTAGACCTTAATCCATTAGAAAGTAAACAAGAGGGTGAAGTTTATGATCATAGATCTCAAGTGGAATTGAatcaggaggaggaggaagaggacgGGCAAATCTCGTCACCTCCTGATGTAAGGTATGATGAGGAGAGGAAAGCAAATGGCAATGGTATTGAAACATTACAGTCTTTCGAAGGCGAAACCCAAGTAGTAAATAACAAATTGTCTCGAGAATCTAACTCCCCTATGGTGGAAGATACTTTAGGTAGTGGAGCAGGAAGTGGAAATGTTCGTGATGAAGAATCGAATAAAAATTCAGGCAAAACTGAACTTGCCTTTAATGAAGTGGTAGATGGAGGTTCTGAGTTTATTGAAAGAGATCGGTATAATAATTGTGAAACTAAGAAAGATGCTTCTTATTATTCAAGTAAGTCACCACAGAATAGTGATAGACTGGAAGGTAGGATGAGGTCTCCTTCTGCGCAACAAACTGCTGGTCGGAGATTGTCTTCTTCACCAAAGGGAGTTCGTGATTTATCCCATGCCCCTAGGTCGCCTACCTCAGCTTCTCCTACAAGACGAAATTCTACTTCTCCTGGGAGGCGGACTCGGCAAGACCTTAAGCGGAAGGATGATCCTGATAGGAAGCGCCATGTAGCATCCCCACGAAAACACTACTCACCTCCTGATCGCAGAAGGAAAGAGAGATTGGCATCTCGATCTCCCACGAGGCGGAGGGAGTCCACTTCTGGATATAGAAGAGATAATCGTGATAGATCTAGATCAAGGTCCCCATATGCAAGAGACCGTCGTCAGATATCCCCAAG GAGGAGGTATTCCCCAAGGCGCAGGTCTCCACCAGGGAGCCATTCTCGTCATCGTTCTCCTAGAAGGAGGCCTTGGTCACCACCTCCGAACCGTAACACTGGAATCGGTAAACCTGGAAAGAATTTGTTTGTCGCAGGATTTAGTTTCGTTACTACAGAGAAGGATcttgaaagaaaattttcaaggTTTGGCCGTGTAAGAGATGTTCGCATTGTGCGGGATAAAAG GTCTGGGGATTCTCGTGGTTTTGGTTTTTTATCATTGGAAAGAGATGAAGATGCGGATGCAGCAATTCGGGCTCTTGACCAAACTCAATGGAATGGTCGTGTTGTCCTGGTGGAGAAATCTAAAGCGCCTGCAAGCTAA